A stretch of the Medicago truncatula cultivar Jemalong A17 chromosome 5, MtrunA17r5.0-ANR, whole genome shotgun sequence genome encodes the following:
- the LOC11412808 gene encoding CSC1-like protein At1g69450 — protein sequence MIVSALLTSVGINTALCVLFLTLYSILRKQPSNYEVYVPRLLVEGTSKRRSHFNFERLIPSAGWVAKAWKLSEEELYSSSGLDGVVFMRIITFSVKIFTFAGVIGIFVLLPVNCWGNQLQDFDVANFTSNSLDVFTISNINSGSKWLWVHFSAVYVVTGFICLLLFNEYKLISSRRISYFYSSKPQPHQFAILVNSIPTSSSSISDSVDSFFKELYPSSYLSHVVVRRTSKIRSLVNDANNMYKKVAQSRPDPTKEKIKQGAFSRLFHQRNNHIERYEKQLAEIEENVRLKQSEASLAGEARAAFVFFRTRFAAAAAFHLQQSVNPTQWITELAPEPHDVYWPFFSESFIRIWISKLVVVLVSIVFIILFLVPVVFVQGLTNLSQLKTLLPFLTSILTIKFVSQIVTGYLPSLILQLFLQLVPPTMEFLSTIQGYISHSDIEMSATTKVLWFTVWNVFFATAFSGSILSMASTILVPTSIPGKLAIVVPAQASFFITYVVTSGWTSVSSELFRIFPYIVNLITRLFKTPDDEFELPYMPYHKDVPRVLFFGLLGISYFFLAPLILPFVLAYFCLAYIIYKNQFMNVYAPRYETAGKFWPTVHNSMIFSLVLMHIIAVGIFALKKLSLASTLTLPLPLLTLLFNEYCRKRFLPIFVGYSAESLIKKDREDQNDPTLTEFYHNLVDAYKDPALVPIQYSSNNDSLSSPLISSA from the exons ATGATTGTGTCAGCTCTTCTAACATCTGTTGGGATCAACACAGCTTTGTGTGTGTTATTCTTGACATTGTATTCTATATTGAGGAAGCAACCAAGCAATTATGAAGTTTACGTGCCTCGCTTGTTGGTTGAAGGAACTTCTAAGAGGAGGAGTCATTTCAATTTTGAAAGACTTATACCTTCTGCAGGTTGGGTTGCTAAAGCCTGGAAACTCTCTGAGGAGGAGCTGTACTCATCATCAGGGTTAGATGGTGTTGTCTTTATGCGTATCATAACCTTCAG TGTGAAAATATTTACTTTTGCCGGGGTTATTGGGATCTTTGTACTTCTTCCAGTCAATTGCTGGGGAAATCAGCTACAAGATTTTGATGTTGCTAACTTTACTAGTAACTCCTTGGATGTGTTCACTATATCAAATATAAACAGTGGCTCTAAATG GTTATGGGTACACTTCAGTGCTGTATATGTTGTAACTGGATTCATATGCTTACTTCTTTTTAAT GAATATAAACTCATATCTTCTAGAAGAATTTCTTACTTTTATTCATCCAAACCACAGCCTCATCAGTTCGCCATTTTAGTTAACAGCATTCCCACTTCTTCTAGCAGCATCAGTGACAGTGTCGACAGCTTCTTTAAAGAGCTCTACCCTTCTTCTTATCTGTCACATGTGGTTGTTCGTCGTACAAGCAAAATCCGAAGTCTTGTG AATGATGCAAACAATATGTACAAAAAGGTTGCACAATCACGACCAGATCCCACTAAGGAGAAGATTAAGCAAGGAGCCTTTTCTCGACTTTTTCACCAAAGAAATAATCATATAGAGCGTTATGAAAAGCAGTTAGCGGAGATTGAGGAGAATGTAAGATTGAAGCAGTCAGAGGCTTCATTGGCAGGAGAA GCTCGAGCTGCATTTGTATTCTTCAGGACTCGTTTTGCTGCCGCAGCTGCTTTCCATTTGCAGCAATCAGTCAATCCCACACAGTGGATTACTGAGTTGGCTCCAGAACCTCATGATGTTTACTGGCCTTTCTTCTCTGAATCGTTCATACGAATATGGATTTCTAAGTTGGTGGTTGTACTCGTGTctattgttttcattattttgttcCTTGTACCTGTAGTCTTCGTACAAGGGCTTACCAACTTGAGTCAATTGAAAACTTTGCTTCCCTTCTTGACGAGCATTCTAACCAT AAAATTTGTGAGTCAGATAGTTACCGGATATCTTCCCAGTCTGATTCTTCAGTTGTTTCTGCAACTGGTGCCGCCTACCATGGAATTCCTTTCCACTATTCAAGGATACATCTCACACAGTGATATAGAAATGAGTGCAACTACTAAAGTGTTGTGGTTCACGGTATGGAATGTTTTTTTCGCGACTGCATTTTCTGGCTCAATTCTATCTATGGCGTCTACCATCCTTGTTCCTACGTCCATTCCTGGGAAGTTAGCAATTGTGGTTCCAGCACAG gCATCATTCTTTATTACTTATGTTGTCACGTCAGGATGGACAAGCGTGTCATCAGAACTCTTCCGTATATTTCCTTATATTGTTAATTTGATAACAAGGCTATTCAAAACACCAGATGATGAATTTGAACTTCCATATATGCCATACCACAAGGATGTTCCAAGGGTCCTTTTCTTTGGACTTCTTGGTATTTCATATTTCTTCCTAGCTCCACTAATTTTACCGTTCGTCCTGGCCTACTTCTGTCTTGCATACATCATTTACAAAAACCAG TTTATGAATGTATATGCACCAAGGTATGAAACTGCAGGAAAATTTTGGCCTACTGTGCACAATTCAATGATATTCTCTCTAGTACTCATGCACATCATTGCCGTGGGAATCTTTGCATTGAAAAAACTCTCTCTAGCATCTACCTTGACGCTTCCTCTACCGCTCCTCACACTTTTATTTAATGAGTATTGCCGAAAACGATTCCTACCAATATTTGTTGGATACTCTGCCGAG AGTTTGATAAAGAAGGACAGGGAAGACCAGAATGATCCTACATTGACTGAGTTTTATCACAATTTGGTAGATGCTTATAAAGATCCTGCTTTGGTTCCAATTCAATACTCATCAAACAATGACAGTCTTTCCAGTCCCCTTATATCTTCAGCTTGA